Below is a genomic region from Salvelinus sp. IW2-2015 unplaced genomic scaffold, ASM291031v2 Un_scaffold2264, whole genome shotgun sequence.
CCTGTGTGTGCCCTTCACTACACCACTGTCACTTGCAAATGTTTCTGGTTCATATACTGTCAATGAACTATATAATGacattattttcatgaaataaacacacacattgattTTTTTAGACAAGACATACGGCgattatttaaaaatacaattcaaaatacagagaaaaatatatttaacaaaataaagaaaagactTTGGGCTTTAAGTAGCTCGTAAACGAGTGGGACATCTTCATTTATCTATATCATCTTTGCTCTTAATTCTGCTGCAGCCACGCCGCGCACGTGGGGATGAATTTAGCGCGCTTGGTGACATGCCTCGCGCCAGGTGCCAGATCACAGTGAGAGACGCGCTTAAAatcaactacacacacagcagcaaAAAGCGGAGTAAACGTTAAAGTCAGTTGAGATAGACCACCGGTAAGTTGCTAACTAACAGACATGCCATAACTAGAGGCGCACATTCTATATGTCTGTAAACGGAAAGGGCTAGGCCTACTACATAAGTGAAATTCAAAGTAGTTTACGTTAGCAAACTAACAGTAGCCACATTATGATATAATGATTGACGTGACAAAGTTCAGGCCAAAGTTGTCTGCGTGTCTTTGTGTAGCCTAGAGAGTATATGGCGGTGCCTGGTGATGTCAGAGGAGGCCTGTCTGGGCTCCCCAATATgaatggagaagaggaggaggaggaagaatcaCATGAGGTGAGAGcaacagtgaacacacacacacatgtcatgTGTGCTATACAAACTACAAACAATGGGCCATGGCAGATTaagatcatgtgtgtgtgtgtgtgtccaggtgttgCTGAGTGTGTTTGCCCAGCATGGGCAGTTGGGGTTGTGTTTCTATGACAGCAGAGACTTCACTCTGCACTACATGCCTGACACCTCAGACAACCACGAGCTCCAACTGTTGGCCAGAGGTATATACTAAagttaaacacacatacacttacacacactaacCAGAGGTAGTCAGTACACACACCTGAACTACTAACTGACCCAAACACATTTCTCCgtccccctgtcctctcccccctccctcccctggtccccttctcccctgtctctttctcctctccctcccctgtcctctccccctgttctcctcttcttctcctctccttccccctgtcCCCGGTCCCCTGCCtctgccccctcccctctccccctccctctctcagtggTCCGGGAGGTGAGCCCTCATGTGATCATTACCAGTGCTAAGCAGGAACGCTGCATGGTCCAGTTCATGCAGGGACTGGGTGAGGAGGAGCACCCCACAGGGAGGACTGGGGAAGGCAAAACTTTAGTCTGGCCGGGGAGGGGTGATGGTTAAGGTGGAGGGTAAAGGTTAAtactaaaaaaaatctttatacatttgcactttctccccctttctcacTTTATCTGCTTGCccttctatcgctctctctcaagctctcttctatcaattcaattcaattcaattcaaggggctttattggcatgggaaacatgtgttaacattgccaaagcaagtgaggtagatctatctctcactctcttctttttctctctcttctatccccctctctctttctgactccctctctcctccctgcttccAGGAGCCAACCCAGACTACAGGCCTGAGGTGGTGACCTATCCCTATGTGGACTTTGGTAAGAACAGCTGCCTTGCCTRTGGTAATACACTAGGTATTGTTCTMAGTGTAACTTTTGAACATCAATAGTCAAGTTTTCAGTtacagattctctctctctccctctctttacaaCAGGTCTGGAGGTCAGTAAGCAGAGGCTGTTGTCTGCCCattttcccttccttcctcctgccgtctcagagagagagagaatctcctacctctcctcctgcATCTCCTTCGACTCCCCCCTCATGGTGAGTTCTCCtcccccctcatgatgagttctcCTCCCCCTCATGTTGAGTTCTCCTCCCCCCTCATGGTGAGTTCTCCTCCCCCCTCATGGTGAGTTCTCCTCCCCCTTgttccaggaaaataacctcacactgaCATTTGAGATTAAAttgaaaatgttgtgtgtgtttatttgtgtgtttgtccTAGCTGCGGTCAGTAGGTGCGTTGCTGAAGTGTCTGGACAGGAggagagtgggagtggagctagagGACAGCAGTGTGGGGGTCCCCATCTTACAGTTCCACACCTACACactgtaagacacacacacaacacaacacacacatacagagagatagGTCAGTTGTGTATAGGTATTGTGGTTGAATGTTTTTTTCACATCTGAATTTCATTCCTCTTACAGGAAAGACGTAGTGTACGTGGACCAGGATACTTACAGGTCAGTCCCCctggagacaaacacaaacacacacacacacactttctctgccatgtttgttgtgtgtgtgtgttccagcgtGCTGCAGATCTTCAAGTCGGAGCTGCACCCCTCTGTGTACAAGCTGCAGTCTGGGGAGAAGGAAGGGCTCAGTCTCTATGGTAACACACATTATGGGAAGTTAATGCGCTGATATGATGTCAGTACATTCTCACACTCGCATTATGAGAAGCGGTGATCTCTCAGTCGTGTTTCCTGTAGTGATGATGTCATGGGTGTTGGGTTGGTGTCTCTGTTTCAGGGATACTGAATCACTGCAGGTGCAAGTTTGGCTCCAAACTGCTTCGGTGAGGAAAGCCTGTTCTCATGGTTGAAGTGTCAGAAACCAACCACACACAGGTTATATCTGAGAAACATAATCAATACCTCAGTACCTGTTTGTGGTGCGTAGTCATAATCTAACCCTCCTTGTTCTGATAGATGTTGGTTATTGtgaaatcctctctctctctcagccagtgGTTTCTGAGGCCGACTCGTGACCTGGCGGTGTTGAACAGGAGACAGGAAGTTGTGAGATTCTTCTCCTGTCCACGCAACTCTGACTCCCTAAACACTTTGCAGTCCTCCCTACGCAACATCAGGAACATCCCGGTAACCATGACCTGTGAACTTTACCCTTCAGCGCCATGCAGGCCTCAGTCTGCAACATCAGTGTTGAGTATGAATTTTCTGTAATAAAGAGTATTATTTCTCCTACTGTAGACTCTCCTGCGTTCGATGTCTCTGTCTCACACCAAAGTCTCTGACTGGCAGGGTCTCTACAAGGTAGGAGTTCTACGGCCATTTATCTATATGAATAGTGTGTCTGAATGTGTATTAGACTATCTACGGTGCAGTGTgaatagtgtgtgtttgtgtgtgtgtctgtgttgtagacAGTGTATAGTGCGGTGTGTATCAGGGACACAGTGCGCTCCCTGCCTCAGTCCATCCAACTCTTCCAGGAGATCAGTGAGGGATTCTCAGACGACCTTTACTACATCGCCTCGCTCATCAGCAGAGTGGTGGGACACACAGTACACACGTCAGGTGCAGCTCCCATGTTCTGTATGTCAATGTGTTTCATTCTCATTTTATTCTGTGATTTGTGTCTTGTATAGGTGGACTTTGAGGGCAGTTTAGCAGAAAACCGTTTCACTGTCAAACCCAATGTGGACCCTGCTATAGACGAGAGTGAGTGTTCATAACATTAGGGAATGCTGAAGGTTAGAGTTATGTTAgttgaaggttagggttatgttagttgaaggttagggttatgttagctgaaggttagggttatgttagctgaaggttagggttagctgatGGTTAAGGTTTGGTGAAGGTTAGGGTCATCTTACTCACCTCCGTCTGCTCCCTCTgccagagaagaggaggatgatgggACTGTCTGATTTCCTGACGGACGTGGCTCGCAGAGAGCTGGAGCACCTGGACACCCGCATCCCCTCCTGCTGCGTCATCTACATCCCCCTGGTCTGACATCTACTATTACTGTCTGTCTACATTCCACTGGTCTGACATCTACTATTACTGTCTGTCTACATCCCCCTGGTCTGACATCTACTATTACTGTCTGTCCACATTCCACTGGTCTGACATCTACTATTACTGTCTGTCTACATTCCCCTAGTCtgacatctactactactactgtctgtctacatcCCCCTGGTCTGacatctactactactgtctgtcGACATCCTCCTGGTCTGAGACATCTACTATTACTATCTGTCTACATCCCCCTGGTCTGAGacatctactactactgtctgtctacatcCCCCTGGTCTGAGacatctactactactgtctgtctacatcCCCCTCGTCTGacatctactactactgtctgtctacatcCCCTGGTCTGacatctactactactgtctgtctacatcCCCCTGGTCTGACATCTAttactactgtctgtctacatcCTCCTGGTCTGAGacatctactactactgtctgtctacatcCCCCTGGTCTGACATCTACTATTACTGTCTGTCTACATCCCCCTGGTCTGACATCTACTATTACTGTCTGTCTATATTCCACTGGTCTGACATCTACTATTACTGTCTGTCTACATCGCCCTGCATCTGacatctactactactgtctgtctAACATCCCCTGGTCTGACTCTCtacactactgtctgtctgaaaATCGCCCCTGGTCTGAGACTTACTATACTGTCTGTCGACATCCTCCTGGTCTGAGACATCTACTATTACTATCTGTCCTACATCCCCCTGGTCTGAGacatctactactactgtctgtctacatcCCCTGGTCTGACATCTAACTACTATGTCTGTCTACATCCCCCTGGTCTGacatctactactactgtctgtctacatcCCCTGGTCTGacatctactactactgtctgtctacatcCCCTGGTCTGacatctactactactgtctgtctacatcCCCTGGTCTGacatctactactactgtctgtctacatcCCCCTGGTCCTAAGACATATACTATTACTGTCTGTCTACATCCCCCTCGGTTGAGacatctactactactgtctgtctactcCCCCTGGTCTGAGACATCTACTATTACTGTCTGTCTACATCCCCCTCTGATATGACATCCATCATGGGGTTACCCATCCCTGGTTTACCATGCTAACAAGGATGCTAAATGCTAAAACAAATAAATCTAAAGTGTACCTTGCTGACTGTCAGGATCAGTAGGATGCTGATGCTTTCTAGATATCCCATAAAAATGAGGTGAAATTGTAATCTGTATTTCCTATCAACATAATTtatttatctctttctttctctctcagataGGGTTCCTGCTCTCGGTCCCTCGGTTGCCCAGCATGGTGGAGAAAGAGGACTTTGAGATAGAGAGCCTTGACTTCATGGTGTGTGTATGATACATGTGTATGTTTGCTCCCACTGTGAGTGTGAGTTTATGATGTGTGTATGTTCTCACTGTATGTGTTTAGTTTCTGTCTGAGGAGCGTCTGCACTACCGCAGTCAGAGAACYAAGGAGCTAGATGACCTGCTGGGAGACTTACACTGTGACACCAAAGGTCAGGCTGTcagccctcccctctctttctctcgctcctcttctctcgtctctctctctgtcctctctaaaaTGGGGacacacataatccagaaaataaacatcagaacgagcaatgtcagagaccggaatataaatatatataccacagggttggtggcaccttaattggggagaacgggctcatgtTAAtgaagtggaatggtatcaaatacagcaaacaaatcaaacatgtgccgaatacaacaggtgtagaccttaccgtgaaatgcttacttacaagcccttaaccaacagtacagtgaaagaaataagagttaagaaaatatttactaaataaactaaagtaaaaaatgtaataaaaagtaacacaataaaattacataacaataacgagggtatatatacaggggtaccggtaccaagtcaatgtgcgttggtaccagtggtgattttagcatgtaaatcttggtggggtgAAAAAAACAATTGTGGGATGCataccagcaaagccactacacaacacaacactcaacaatacattaattgcactacaacggtgacaaatggtgcccaataactgttaaggcctacataaagctgtcccaacagaagagtcccaacagcagtcccaacatctttccactgctacacctggctatcagcggagacTTGTCTgtcagcgaaacagttaattcagcctcatttactgcctttaaaaaaacatagttgatatgtaacctttatttaactaggcaagtcagttaagaacaaattcttatttacaatgacggcctacccctgccaaacttggacgacgctgagccaattgtgcgccgccttatgggactcccaatcacggccggatgggaTACAGCCTGCAAATGGCTGAcctgtttaaacaaatgtggtttctactgacaattgagatgtacaaactatggcatacgGGGACGACATGCGAATAACAGGCAATCCGTAATTCTGATTAAGACATTCATGAGCACGctacgacggacgtagtcaatataactatttgttcagcacttttgaaatgtacaccaACAGAACTCAGAACATCGgccgttcttagtgttctccctgtacaccaagtcaaaactgtaggataaataaagggggcatataagcagacaatgaaaggtcttacaatattcaatgattacatttcaaaaaaaaaaaaaaaaggttataggctacatgtgcactaccAAGTCAGAACAAAATTaagtgaaaatagaccaaattatttgggtgaggcacatgggctactaacagcttactacacaacatacacttagtattactttcttagctacagtatacatatctccctgccatattacataatttatgcagcagcatacaagacatttttggactcaccttgttgtgctgtgctcacttgaacaggaagcggcggtcctttgtgggcaaattttgtcatcagtctggcattctctggatttatggtgctttcaagacaactgggactataggaaaaggagggccgaacaggcccctattaatatcgtggggctgaagtggagcaggtcgagagtttcaaattccttggtgtccacatcaccaacaaactatcatggtccaaactcaccaagacagttgtgaagagggcacgccaacaccttttccccctcaggagaatgaaaacaattggcatgggtccccagatcctcaaaaagttctacagctgcattctgactggttgcatcaccacctggtatagcaactgctcggcatctgaccataaggctctacagagggtagggcgTACGGCGTTATACATCACTGGGCCAATCTTTCTGACatctaggacctatatactaggcggtgtcagatgaaggcccaaaaaattgtcaaagactccggtcccacccaagtcatagactgttctctctgctaccgcacggcaagtggtaccggagcgccaagtctaggaccaaaaggctccttaacagcttctaccccaagccataagactgctattattaacaattaatcaaatggccacccggactatttacagtgaccccccctttgttttacaCGGCTGCTACTCAGCTACTACTTTACAATTCAGGATCCGGACCTGCTCGGGTCCCGGATTGGGTATTCGGGTACAGGTTGACCCGTGAAGATCTCTAGGGTGCAACCGAAGAAACCATTTTGGAAAAAAAAAAGTGGACCATACTTTCTACAtgtctgaatctctctctctctctctctctcagacatggAGACAGCGGTTATGACACAGCTGCAGACCACAGTGCTGGGGAGAAGCGCCTGTCTGTACAAGGTGTGCATCTTTATATGGTATCTCTGTGTGCACACTTACCTTTTTGTGGGATTatgctacgtgtgtgtgtgtgtctgtaggttcTGGATCTGAGTGCTGAGCTGGACTGTCTGATGGCACTGAGCCATGCCTCCCAGGAGTACGGATACACTACCCCCACTCTGGCCAACCACCACAGGATAACACTCAGACAGGCCAGGTAYGCACACTCAGACCCCATTCCAGTTGGTTAGATGCCTGTATGAACCCCTAGGGTAtccagggaggaggttagagaggcAGATAAGGGTTGTTGTTGCTcagatctctctttctctcactctctcagacACCCTCTGTTGGAGTTGTGTTCTCCTATGTTTGTGTCTAACTCCTTCCTGAGTTCTGAGACTCGGGGACGGGTCAAGATCATCACCGGACCCAACTCATCTGGCAAGAGCATCTACCTCAAACAGGCAaggacacacacatcatcacacacacaccacacacacacacacacacacacacacacaccacacacacacacacacacacacacacacacacacacacacccacacacacacacacacacacccacacacacacacagagaagaaaaGTGTCCAAAGGACAATACATTCTTGAGTTGTTTCAGGATAGATTGTTTTCTCttccttctgattggctgggtcagGTGGGTCTGATTGTGTTCATGGCTCTGATTGGTTCTGAYGTGCCAGCGAAGGAGGCAGAGATTGGTCTGGTGGACGGAATCTTCACACGCATGCAGAGCAGAGAATCTGTGTCTGTAGGACTCAGCACCTTCATGATAGACCtcaaccaggtacacacacactacacacacacatacactacgcCAATGGTGGAAAAGGTACAAAATTGTCgtaattgagtaaaagtaaagataccttaatagaaaattactccagtaaaagtgaaagtgagagagagaattagagggagcatacttaaattcacacaggacaccagataagacaggagaattacaccagatatacaCCAGATaccactgaccctagccccccggcacatagactattgcagtaTAGATACTGGAGGTTGAGACGGGGGGACTCGGGGGACACTGGCCCCGTCCAACGATAGCCCCGggcagggccaaccaggcaggatataaataATACtgagtaaaattctaaaagtatttggttttaaatgtacttaagtattaaaatgacatgtaattgctaaaatatagttAAAGATCAAGATGCATTATTCataaatcgctccgccatttcctggttgcaaaaatccAAATAGTTTGccaaatttcagtttatgtgacaaaacaagcagtcattgtgtagagaatcattgtaccaactaaaccgctgtgaaatatattttccgtaACCAAAACTATTGTATATTCAgctttttgaagctggtgtacaaaaccaaaagtaaaagacgcaaaaacttcAGAACGcgaagcatagaaatagccccatagaacagatctactgcttcttagacttgctttcaatgggaatgaaagatctataactcacaattctatgtgaatttggtcaggtcaacCAAAAAATTAcattatgtatcaaaagtaaaagtataaataatttcaaattcYttatattaagcaaaccagacggcacaattattattattattattttttatattgatagccagaggcacactccaacactcagacatcatttacaaacaaagcatgtgtgtttagtgagtcagatcagatcagaggcagtatgtaGGCAGGgaagttctcttgataagtgcgtgaatttgactatttaCCTGTCTTGCTAAGAatttaaaatgtaacaagtacttttgggtgtccgggaaaatgtatgggagtaaaaagtacattattttcattaggaatgtagtggagtaaaagtaaacgttttcacaaatataaatagttaagtacagatacccaaaaaaaacgacttaagtagtactttaaagtatttttacttaaatactttacaccactgcactaCAGACACACATGCATTTACCTATTCTCAGTGTGTCATacacgtatgtgtgtgtatgtctgtgctaCAGATGGCTCATGCTCTGAACCACAGCAGCGGTCACTCACTGGTCCTGATTGATGAGTTTGGGAAAGGAACTAAcacggtgagagagagggaaagagggatgaaACACGTGAGAGACatgaaaggagggatggaggagaaaggTCTCCCTTAAAACAGCCCAattttttgcctttctttgggtCTTTCTATGCTTCAGTGTTTCAATGTGGGTCGAAGTAAACTGTTGAACTGTTTCTCACCAGGTGGATGGGCTTTCCCTTCTGGCGGCATCTATCTCTCATTGGCTGAAAAGAGTTCCAGCCGAGGTTCCTCACATTCTATTGGCCACTAACTTCCACAGTCTGCTACAGCTGGGTCTCCTACCTTCCTCAGGCCTGCTGTCActactggtactgtgtgtgtgtgtgtgtgtgtgtgtgtgtgtgtgtgtgtgtgtgtgtgtgtgtgtgtgtgtgtNNNNNNNNNNNNNNNNNNNNNNNNNNNNNNNNNNNNNNNNNNNNNNNNNNNNNNNNNNNNNNNNNNNNNNNNNNNNNNNNNNNNNNNNNNNNNNNNNNNNNNNNNNNNNNNNNNNNNNNNNNNNNNNNNNNNNNNNNNNNNNNNNNNNNNNNNNNNNNNNNNNNNNNNNNNNNNNNNNNNNNNNNNNNNNNNNNNNNNNNNNNNNNNNNNNNNNNNNNNNNNNNNNNNNNNNNNNNNNNNNNNNNNNNNNNNNNNNNNNNNNNNNNNNNNNNNNNNNNNNNNNNNNNNNNNNNNNNNNNNNNNNNNNNNNNNNNNNNNNNNNNNNNNNNNNNNNNNNNNNNNNNNNNNNNNNNNNNNNNNNNNNNNNNNNNNNNNNNNNNNNNNNNNNNNNNNNNNNNNNNNNNNNNNNNNNNNNNNNNNNNNNNNNNNNNNNNNNNNNNNNNNNNNNNNNNNNNNNNNNNNNNNNNNNNNNNNNNNNNNNNNNNNNNNNNNNNNNNNNNNNNNNNNNNNNNNNNNNNNNNNNNNNNNNNNNNNNNNNNNNNNNNNNNNNNNNNNNNNNNNNNNNNNNNNNNNNNNNNNNNNNNNNNNNNNNNNNNNNNNNNNNNNNNNNNNNNNNNNNNNNNNNNNNNNNNNNNNNNNNNNNNNNNNNNNNNNNNNNNNNNNNNNNNNNNNNNNNNNNNNNNNNNNNNNNNNNNNNNNNNNNNNNNNNNNNNNNNNNNNNNNNNNNNNNNNNNNNNNNNNNNNNNNNNNNNNNNNNNNNNNNNNNNNNNNNNNNNNNNNNNNNNNNNNNNNNNNNNNNNNNNNNNNNNNNNNNNNNNNNNNNNNNNNNNNNNNNNNNNNNNNNNNNNNNNNNNNNNNNNNNNNNNNNNNNNNNNNNNNNNNNNNNNNNNNNNNNNNNNNNNNNNNNNNNNNNNNNNNNNNNNNNNNNNNNNNNNNNNNNNNNNNNNNNNNNNNNNNNNNNNNNNNNNNNNNNNNNNNNNNNNNNNNNNNNNNNNNNNNNNNNNNNNNNNNNNNNNNNNNNNNNNNNNNNNNNNNNNNNNNNNNNNNNNNNNNNNNNNNNNNNNNNNNNNNNNNNNNNNNNNNNNNNNNNNNNNNNNNNNNNNNNNNNNNNNNNNNNNNNNNNNNNNNNNNNNNNNNNNNNNNNNNNNNNNNNNNNNNNNNNNNNNNNNNNNNNNNNNNNNNNNNNNNNNNNNNNNNNNNNNNNNNNNNNNNNNNNNNNNNNNNNNNNNNNNNNNNNNNNNNNNNNNNNNNNNNNNNNNNNNNNNNNNNNNNNNNNNNNNNNNNNNNNNNNNNNNNNNNNNNNNNNNNNNNNNNNNNNNNNNNNNNNNNNNNNNNNNNNNNNNNNNNNNNNNNNNNNNNNNNNNNNNNNNNNNNNNNNNNNNNNNNNNNNNNNNNNNNNNNNNNNNNNNNNNNNNNNNNNNNNNNNNNNNNNNNNNNNNNNNNNNNNNNNNNNNNNNNNNNNNNNNNNNNNNNNNNNNNNNNNNNNNNNNNNNNNNNNNNNNNNNNNNNNNNNNNNNNNNNNNNNNNNNNNNNNNNNNNNNNNNNNNNNNNNNNNNNNNNNNNNNNNNNNNNNNNNNNNNNNNNNNNNNNNNNNNNNNNNNNNNNNNNNNNNNNNNNNNNNNNNNNNNNNNNNNNNNNNNNNNNNNNNNNNNNNNNNNNNNNNNNNNNNNNNNNNNNNNNNNNNNNNNNNNNNNNNNNNNNNNNNNNNNNNNNNNNNNNNNNNNNNNNNNNNNNNNNNNNNNNNNNNNNNNNNNNNNNNNNNNNNNNNNNNNNNNNNNNNNNNNNNNNNNNNNNNNNNNNNNNNNNNNNNNNNNNNNNNNNNNNNNNNNNNNNNNNNNNNNNNNNNNNNNNNNNNNNNNNNNNNNNNNNNNNNNNNNNNNNNNNNNNNNNNNNNNNNNNNNNNNNNNNNNNNNNNNNNNNNNNNNNNNNNNNNNNNNNNNNNNNNNNNNNNNNNNNNNNNNNNNNNNNNNNNNNNNNNNNNNNNNNNNNNNNNNNNNNNNNNNNNNNNNNNNNNNNNNNNNNNNNNNNNNNNNNNNNNNNNNNNNNNNNNNNNNNNNNNNNNNNNNNNNNNNNNNNNNNNNNNNNNNNNNNNNNNNNNNNNNNNNNNNNNNNNNNNNNNNNNNNNNNNNNNNNNNNNNNNNNNNNNNNNNNNNNNNNNNNNNNNNNNNNNNNNNNNNNNNNNNNNNNNNNNNNNNNNNNNNNNNNNNNNNNNNNNNNNNNNNNNNNNNNNNNNNNNNNNNNNNNNNNNNNNNNNNNNNNNNNNNNNNNNNNNNNNNNNNNNNNNNNNNNNNNNNNNNNNNNNNNNNNNNNNNNNNNNNNNNNNNNNNNNNNNNNNNNNNNNNNNNNNNNNNNNNNNNNNNNNNNNNNNNNNNNNNNNNNNNNNNNNNNNNNNNNNNNNNNNNNNNNNNNNNNNNNNNNNNNNNNNNNNNNNNNNNNNNNNNNNNNNNNNNNNNNNNNNNNNNNNNNNNNNNNNNNNNNNNNNNNNNNNNNNNNNNNNNNNNNNNNNNNNNNNNNNNNNNNNNNNNNNNNNNNNNNNNNNNNNNNNNNNNNNNNNNNNNNNNNNNNNNNNNNNNNNNNNNNNNNNNNNNNNNNNNNNNNNNNNNNNNNNNNNNNNNNNNNNNNNNNNNNNNNNNNNNNNNNNNNNNNNNNNNNNNNNNNNNNNNNNNNNNNNNNNNNNNNNNNNNNNNNNNNNNNNNNNNNNNNNNNNNNNNNNNNNNNNNNNNNNNNNNNNNNNNNNNNNNNNNNNNNNNNNNNNNNNNNNNNNNNNNNNNNNNNNNNNNNNNNNNNNNNNNNNNNNNNNNNNNNNNNNNNNNNNNNNNNNNNNNNNNNNNNNNNNNNNNNNNNNNNNNNNNNNNNNNNNNNNNNNNNNNNNNNNNNNNNNNNNNNNNNNNNNNNNNNNNNNNNNNNNNNNNNNNNNNNNNNNNNNNNNNNNNNNNNNNNNNNNNNNNNNNNNNNNNNNNNNNNNNNNNNNNNNNNNNNNNNNNNNNNNNNNNNNNNNNNNNNNNNNNNNNNNNNNNNNNNNNNNNNNNNNNNNNNNNNNNNNNNNNNNNNNNNNNNNNNNNNNNNNNNNNNNNNNNNNNNNNNNNNNNNNNNNNNNNNN
It encodes:
- the msh5 gene encoding mutS protein homolog 5, with product MAVPGDVRGGLSGLPNMNGEEEEEEESHEVLLSVFAQHGQLGLCFYDSRDFTLHYMPDTSDNHELQLLARVVREVSPHVIITSAKQERCMVQFMQGLGANPDYRPEVVTYPYVDFGLEVSKQRLLSAHFPFLPPAVSERERISYLSSCISFDSPLMLRSVGALLKCLDRRRVGVELEDSSVGVPILQFHTYTLKDVVYVDQDTYSVLQIFKSELHPSVYKLQSGEKEGLSLYGILNHCRCKFGSKLLRQWFLRPTRDLAVLNRRQEVVRFFSCPRNSDSLNTLQSSLRNIRNIPTLLRSMSLSHTKVSDWQGLYKTVYSAVCIRDTVRSLPQSIQLFQEISEGFSDDLYYIASLISRVVDFEGSLAENRFTVKPNVDPAIDEKKRRMMGLSDFLTDVARRELEHLDTRIPSCCVIYIPLIGFLLSVPRLPSMVEKEDFEIESLDFMVCFLSEERLHYRSQRTKELDDLLGDLHCDTKDMETAVMTQLQTTVLGRSACLYKVLDLSAELDCLMALSHASQEYGYTTPTLANHHRITLRQARHPLLELCSPMFVSNSFLSSETRGRVKIITGPNSSGKSIYLKQVGLIVFMALIGSDVPAKEAEIGLVDGIFTRMQSRESVSVGLSTFMIDLNQMAHALNHSSGHSLVLIDEFGKGTNTVDGLSLLAASISHWLKRVPAEVPHILLATNFHSLLQLGLLPSSGLLSLLTLETAVDGDELVFLYQLKDGICRSSYAANIATLAGLPPSLIQRGVEVSELYRTGKTIKRIDRPSTEEQANKCVCVVKKFLCVNLEDQSVDLQRYMKEELLPSGGDLL